Proteins from a single region of Nocardioides anomalus:
- a CDS encoding hemerythrin domain-containing protein → MAETSIDLGRPVQGDVIELILDDHRRFETLLRDLRDSSSDRDAVRRALATLHTAHAIAEERHVYPRLERKRAISEEEAEHGEHEHAEGHEAMLAVLELKGTDTQAFEDAVEELAKLINHHLTEEELTILNPARDEVGEQARAELGLAFLKERNEQIDAGCGSVQQIRDLVAAARREGLIDDSDEDSDEDE, encoded by the coding sequence GTGGCTGAGACGAGCATCGACCTGGGGCGCCCCGTGCAGGGCGACGTCATCGAGCTGATCCTGGACGACCACCGGCGCTTCGAGACCCTGCTGCGCGACCTGCGGGACAGCTCCTCGGACCGCGACGCCGTACGCCGAGCGCTCGCGACCCTGCACACCGCGCACGCCATCGCCGAGGAGCGGCACGTCTACCCACGCCTCGAGCGCAAGCGCGCGATCAGCGAGGAGGAGGCCGAGCACGGCGAGCACGAGCACGCCGAGGGCCACGAGGCCATGCTGGCCGTCCTCGAGCTCAAGGGCACCGACACCCAGGCCTTCGAGGACGCGGTGGAGGAGCTCGCGAAGCTCATCAACCACCACCTCACCGAGGAGGAGCTCACGATCCTCAACCCCGCGCGGGACGAGGTCGGCGAGCAGGCCCGGGCCGAGCTGGGCCTGGCCTTCCTGAAGGAGCGCAACGAGCAGATCGACGCCGGCTGCGGGAGCGTCCAGCAGATCCGCGACCTCGTGGCCGCCGCCCGGCGCGAGGGCCTCATCGACGACAGCGACGAGGACAGCGACGAGGACGAGTAG
- a CDS encoding hybrid sensor histidine kinase/response regulator, with product MELSELYRDIVETSPDGIWVIDLEGRTLFANPEIARIHRIPLEDAARLTVFDTLDEPGQEQFRAHLRDVRSGRVNQAEVEVHWVRSDGEPVWMLCRESALLDRDGEAWALLHRYTDHTTQHELVASLRASEDALADQVAQNNLMQAVASAANEAETLRDVLLQARHMVLLHDDWERARAFVPAADGSGRVEPFYAVEGDAEADREDPFAATELELAQQSHDRRAAVWDERRLTIAFPVVLDEDVYAVIAITSAPPLWRFELIESMAGRVAEQLARVAWRERAQRELSQARDAAEEASRQKSEFLATMSHEIRTPLNGVIGLNDLLLRTALSLEQQRLSTGVQVASRALLGLINDILDFSKIEAGRMELEHLDFEIRPLLEQVAGILNEAARDKGLDLVVSCHPDVPAVLGGDPTRLAQVVTNLVSNAVKFTERGGVIVRATTAPVEAEAESGEPDGPPREQVQLQVSVGDTGVGVPQTKVEDLFDPFTQADSSTTRIYGGTGLGLAISREIVEAMGGSLSYAPNFGGGSIFTATFVLDVGNQDGAGDPSGSTADAHARRALAGRRALVVDDNETNRIIAREQLAWWGVESDEAPSVDEGLARLGSATYDVVLLDLAMPQQDGLDLARQVRADHANDDLRLLMLTSVTTLPPEQLREAGVDEVLAKPVLSSVLRSTLLRLLVDEPRPEAVSEPEPVRTQTKGHVLVVEDNAVNQMVATGLLGALGYTTETADDGLAAIEATQARDFDLILMDVQMPRMDGYTATRHIREAEDGARRPIIAMTAAAVEGERERCLEAGMDDFLTKPVDPKRLAETLERWLSRPAYAERLEIARLSELRELDDGVGPSYIDRAIGNFLRSAVSDAEALTAAVSEGDPTAVRSFAHRMAGAALNLGAQALGTTAREVEERAVAGDVAGAAALLPRLGADLEADLEALRAYQREQFPLRAL from the coding sequence GTGGAGCTCTCGGAGCTGTACCGGGACATCGTGGAGACCTCCCCGGACGGGATCTGGGTCATCGACCTGGAGGGGCGCACCCTGTTCGCGAACCCCGAGATCGCCCGCATCCACCGCATCCCGCTCGAGGACGCCGCCCGGCTCACGGTCTTCGACACCCTGGACGAGCCGGGCCAGGAGCAGTTCCGCGCCCACCTGCGCGACGTGCGGTCCGGGCGGGTCAACCAGGCCGAGGTCGAGGTGCACTGGGTGCGCAGCGACGGCGAGCCGGTGTGGATGCTGTGCCGCGAGTCGGCGCTGCTCGACCGCGACGGCGAGGCGTGGGCGCTGCTGCACCGCTACACCGACCACACCACCCAGCACGAGCTGGTCGCGTCCCTGCGGGCCAGCGAGGACGCACTGGCCGACCAGGTCGCGCAGAACAACCTGATGCAGGCGGTGGCCAGCGCGGCCAACGAGGCCGAGACCCTGCGCGACGTGCTGCTCCAGGCGCGGCACATGGTGCTGCTGCACGACGACTGGGAGCGGGCCCGCGCCTTCGTGCCCGCCGCGGACGGCAGCGGCCGGGTCGAGCCGTTCTACGCCGTCGAGGGCGATGCCGAGGCCGACCGCGAGGACCCCTTCGCGGCGACCGAGCTGGAGCTGGCCCAGCAGTCCCACGACCGCCGAGCGGCGGTCTGGGACGAGCGCCGGCTGACCATCGCGTTCCCGGTCGTGCTCGACGAGGACGTGTACGCCGTCATCGCGATCACCTCCGCGCCCCCGTTGTGGCGCTTCGAGCTGATCGAGTCCATGGCGGGCCGGGTCGCTGAGCAGCTGGCCCGCGTGGCGTGGCGCGAGCGCGCCCAGCGCGAGCTCTCCCAGGCCCGCGACGCCGCGGAGGAGGCCTCGCGCCAGAAGTCGGAGTTCCTGGCCACCATGAGCCACGAGATCCGCACCCCGCTCAACGGGGTCATCGGCCTCAACGACCTGCTGCTGCGCACCGCCCTCAGCCTGGAGCAGCAGCGCCTCTCGACCGGCGTGCAGGTGGCCAGCCGCGCCCTGCTCGGACTGATCAACGACATCCTCGACTTCTCCAAGATCGAGGCCGGGCGGATGGAGCTGGAGCACCTCGACTTCGAGATCCGCCCGCTGCTGGAGCAGGTGGCCGGCATCCTCAACGAGGCCGCCCGCGACAAGGGCCTCGACCTCGTCGTCTCCTGTCACCCCGACGTCCCGGCCGTGCTCGGCGGCGACCCCACCCGGCTCGCCCAGGTGGTGACCAACCTGGTCTCGAACGCGGTGAAGTTCACCGAGCGCGGCGGCGTCATCGTGCGAGCCACCACGGCACCGGTCGAGGCCGAGGCGGAGTCCGGGGAGCCCGACGGGCCGCCGCGCGAGCAGGTGCAGCTGCAGGTCTCGGTGGGCGACACCGGCGTCGGCGTGCCCCAGACCAAGGTGGAGGACCTGTTCGACCCGTTCACCCAGGCCGACTCCTCCACGACCCGGATCTACGGCGGCACCGGCCTGGGGCTGGCGATCTCTCGCGAGATCGTCGAGGCCATGGGCGGCTCGCTCAGCTACGCCCCGAACTTCGGCGGCGGCAGCATCTTCACCGCCACCTTCGTCCTCGACGTCGGGAACCAGGACGGCGCCGGCGACCCCTCGGGCAGCACCGCCGACGCGCACGCCCGCCGGGCCCTGGCCGGGCGCCGCGCTCTGGTCGTCGACGACAACGAGACCAACCGCATCATCGCGCGCGAGCAGCTGGCCTGGTGGGGCGTGGAGTCCGACGAGGCGCCCTCGGTCGACGAGGGTCTCGCCCGGCTGGGCTCGGCCACGTACGACGTGGTGCTGCTCGACCTGGCCATGCCCCAGCAGGACGGCCTGGACCTGGCCCGCCAGGTCCGCGCCGACCACGCGAACGACGACCTGCGGCTGCTCATGCTGACCTCGGTCACCACCCTGCCGCCCGAGCAGCTGCGCGAGGCGGGCGTGGACGAGGTGCTGGCCAAGCCGGTCCTCTCCAGCGTGCTGCGCAGCACCCTGCTGCGGCTGCTGGTGGACGAGCCGCGACCCGAGGCGGTGAGCGAGCCCGAGCCGGTCCGCACCCAGACCAAGGGTCACGTGCTGGTGGTCGAAGACAACGCCGTGAACCAGATGGTCGCGACCGGGCTGCTCGGCGCCCTCGGCTACACCACCGAGACCGCCGACGACGGGCTGGCCGCGATCGAGGCCACCCAGGCCCGGGACTTCGACCTGATCCTCATGGACGTGCAGATGCCGCGGATGGACGGCTACACCGCGACCCGGCACATCCGCGAGGCCGAGGACGGGGCGCGCCGCCCGATCATCGCCATGACCGCCGCCGCCGTCGAGGGCGAGCGCGAGCGGTGCCTCGAGGCCGGCATGGACGACTTCCTCACCAAGCCCGTCGACCCCAAGCGGCTGGCCGAGACCCTGGAGCGCTGGCTGTCCCGCCCGGCGTACGCCGAGCGGCTGGAGATCGCACGACTCTCCGAGCTGCGCGAGCTCGACGACGGCGTCGGTCCGTCGTACATCGACCGGGCCATCGGCAACTTCCTGCGCAGCGCGGTGAGCGACGCGGAGGCGCTCACCGCCGCCGTGTCCGAGGGCGACCCGACCGCCGTCCGCAGCTTCGCGCACCGGATGGCCGGCGCGGCGCTCAACCTCGGCGCCCAGGCGCTCGGGACGACGGCCCGCGAGGTCGAGGAGCGCGCGGTGGCCGGTGACGTCGCCGGTGCGGCGGCCTTGCTCCCCCGGCTCGGTGCCGACCTCGAGGCCGACCTGGAGGCGCTGCGCGCCTACCAGCGCGAGCAGTTCCCGCTGCGCGCGCTCTGA
- a CDS encoding MmcQ/YjbR family DNA-binding protein, which translates to MDVDRLQEHCLAKPGAWADHPWEHDHPVIKVGAGDRGKIFAFLGADEVGVKGGATREVADEWLERHPGAATVMRYLGRSGWNSLSLAGVPDDELLEAVDESYRLVVGRMPRVHCPAGWEG; encoded by the coding sequence GTGGACGTCGACCGGCTCCAGGAGCACTGCCTGGCCAAGCCGGGCGCCTGGGCGGACCACCCGTGGGAGCACGACCACCCGGTCATCAAGGTCGGCGCCGGCGACCGCGGCAAGATCTTCGCGTTCCTGGGCGCCGACGAGGTCGGGGTCAAGGGCGGCGCCACCCGCGAGGTCGCCGACGAGTGGCTCGAGCGCCACCCCGGCGCCGCCACCGTGATGCGCTACCTCGGGCGCTCGGGCTGGAACTCGCTGTCGCTGGCCGGGGTCCCCGACGACGAGCTGCTCGAGGCCGTCGACGAGTCCTACCGCCTCGTCGTCGGGCGCATGCCGCGGGTGCACTGCCCCGCTGGCTGGGAGGGCTGA
- a CDS encoding two pore domain potassium channel family protein, giving the protein MNRALHSLRGHPSGVLLGGQLLVVLAFPFLDHSTGGRAVIGVVQMVLVFTAVAAVRLTPALSWVALLLGLPAMVFAVLEAIEPDTDWITLTSALVHAPFYFYVSYAMIRYLFHDEKVTRDELFATGAAFTVVAWAFAYVYAAAQVVWGPGTFVSDDGDHQPWFNLLFLSFTNLTSVGLSDVLPIDPHARAFVMVEQIVGVLYVALVIARLVGLTVARASARSDGDG; this is encoded by the coding sequence GTGAACCGGGCCCTCCACTCGCTGCGGGGTCACCCCTCGGGCGTCCTGCTCGGCGGGCAGCTGCTCGTCGTCCTGGCCTTCCCGTTCCTCGACCACTCCACCGGCGGCCGCGCGGTGATCGGTGTGGTGCAGATGGTCCTGGTCTTCACCGCCGTGGCCGCCGTACGCCTCACGCCCGCGCTGTCGTGGGTGGCGCTGCTGCTCGGGCTGCCGGCCATGGTCTTCGCGGTCCTCGAGGCCATCGAGCCCGACACCGACTGGATCACGCTCACCTCCGCGCTCGTGCACGCGCCGTTCTACTTCTACGTCTCCTACGCGATGATCCGCTACCTGTTCCACGACGAGAAGGTCACGCGCGACGAGCTCTTCGCGACCGGTGCCGCCTTCACCGTCGTCGCCTGGGCCTTCGCCTACGTCTACGCCGCCGCCCAGGTGGTCTGGGGACCCGGCACCTTCGTGAGCGACGACGGCGACCACCAGCCGTGGTTCAACCTGCTCTTCCTGTCCTTCACCAACCTGACCAGCGTCGGCCTCTCCGACGTGCTGCCCATCGACCCCCACGCCCGCGCCTTCGTCATGGTCGAGCAGATCGTCGGTGTGCTGTACGTCGCGCTGGTCATCGCCCGCCTCGTCGGCCTCACCGTCGCCCGCGCCTCCGCGCGGTCCGACGGCGACGGCTGA
- a CDS encoding DUF1707 SHOCT-like domain-containing protein has protein sequence MAEPVSRDVWSSFQHDPRDPANAPLRAADVDRGVVQQVLTEAFADGRLDREEYDERATAALQARTLGELPPLVADLVPDRPLLPAASPLAAATSTDLAQRAQEKWVSERREAVFSFLGSVLLFGALFLFIEVPWVLIVPLLAGLRMLRTLTSGDEIRAEEVRRLEKKRAKELRARDEQQPES, from the coding sequence GTGGCGGAGCCGGTGTCGAGGGACGTGTGGTCGTCCTTCCAGCACGATCCCCGGGACCCGGCGAACGCCCCGCTGCGCGCCGCCGACGTCGATCGCGGTGTCGTCCAGCAGGTCCTCACCGAGGCCTTCGCCGACGGCCGCCTGGACCGCGAGGAGTACGACGAGCGCGCCACCGCCGCCCTCCAGGCGCGGACCCTCGGCGAGCTGCCACCGCTGGTGGCCGACCTGGTCCCCGACCGCCCGCTGCTGCCGGCGGCGAGCCCCCTGGCCGCGGCCACCTCGACCGACCTGGCTCAGCGCGCGCAGGAGAAGTGGGTGAGCGAACGGCGCGAGGCGGTGTTCAGCTTCCTCGGGTCGGTGCTCCTGTTCGGAGCCCTGTTCCTGTTCATCGAGGTGCCGTGGGTACTCATCGTCCCGTTGCTGGCCGGGCTCAGGATGCTGCGCACCCTCACCAGCGGGGACGAGATCCGGGCCGAGGAGGTCCGCCGGCTGGAGAAGAAGCGGGCCAAGGAGCTGCGCGCCCGCGACGAGCAGCAGCCCGAGTCGTGA
- a CDS encoding MlaE family ABC transporter permease — MAFSAVSVIRGPGEIAAMVVQVTKRIFTRPFQFREFVEQAWFITSVTLLPTILVSIPFGAVISLQVGNLTGQLGAQSFAGATAVLATVREAAPIAAALIIAGAAGSAICSDMGARKIREEIDAMEVLGVDPLERLVAPRVLATMFVAAMINGIVIAAGIGGGYFFTVIVQGGSAGAFLSNFTVLASLPDLYIAMIKAVVFGWLAAIVGAYKGLNAGGGPSGVGRAVNESVIVAFMLLFFLNAVITAIYFQVVPPPGL, encoded by the coding sequence ATGGCGTTCAGTGCCGTGTCGGTCATCCGTGGCCCCGGTGAGATCGCCGCGATGGTCGTCCAGGTCACCAAGCGGATCTTCACCCGGCCCTTCCAGTTCCGCGAGTTCGTGGAGCAGGCCTGGTTCATCACCAGCGTCACGCTGCTGCCGACGATCCTGGTGAGCATCCCGTTCGGGGCGGTCATCTCGCTCCAGGTCGGCAACCTCACCGGACAGCTCGGCGCCCAGTCCTTCGCCGGGGCGACCGCCGTGCTGGCCACGGTCCGCGAGGCAGCTCCGATCGCGGCGGCGCTCATCATCGCCGGCGCCGCGGGCAGCGCCATCTGCTCCGACATGGGCGCCCGCAAGATCCGCGAGGAGATCGACGCCATGGAGGTCCTCGGCGTCGACCCGCTCGAGCGGCTCGTGGCGCCGCGCGTGCTGGCCACCATGTTCGTGGCGGCGATGATCAACGGCATCGTCATCGCCGCGGGCATCGGCGGCGGCTACTTCTTCACGGTCATCGTCCAGGGCGGCTCGGCCGGCGCGTTCTTGTCCAACTTCACCGTCCTGGCGAGCCTGCCCGACCTCTACATCGCGATGATCAAGGCGGTGGTCTTCGGCTGGCTGGCCGCGATCGTCGGCGCCTACAAGGGCCTCAACGCCGGCGGTGGCCCCAGCGGCGTCGGGCGCGCGGTCAACGAGTCGGTGATCGTCGCGTTCATGCTGTTGTTCTTCCTCAACGCGGTCATCACGGCCATCTACTTCCAGGTCGTCCCGCCACCGGGGCTGTAG